The Embleya scabrispora genome contains the following window.
ATCGCCGCCTTCGACGCCGAGATCGGCCTGGACGACAACGCCCTGGCCGCCGCCTGGCACTGGATCGCCGACGCCCTGCACGGCGATCTGGGCAACTCGCTCGCCAACGGGGTGCCGGTGACCACCGAACTGGGCGACCGGGTGCCGGTCACCCTCGAACTGTTCGCCGCCTCCCAACTCGTCGCGCTCGCCATCGCCCTGCCGGTCGCGCTGTGGTCCGCCTGGCGCCCCGGCGGGTGGTTCGACCGGCTCGCCACGGCGCTGGCATTCGTCTGGCTCGCCATCCCCGCCTTCGTGCTCGGCCTGCTGCTGATCTACGTCGCCGCCGTGCAGTGGCGGATCCTGCCCGCCACCGGCTGGACCCCGTTCACCGACGATCCCGCCGACAACCTGCGCCACCTGGTGCTGCCCGCGCTGACCATGGGTCTGACCGAGGCCGCCGTGTTCACCCGCACCCTGCGCGCCCAACTCATGGACACCCTCGACCAGACCTACATCGACGCCGCCCGCGGTCGGGGCCTGGGCGCAACACGCCTGCTGCTGCGCCGCGCGCTGCGCCCGTCCGCACTGCCCCTGGTCACCCTGATCGGCATCGGCTTC
Protein-coding sequences here:
- a CDS encoding ABC transporter permease, whose product is MTRHIVLRLLRAAAVVVLVTTAAAALPHLMRGSPALATLGPNATPEQIAAFDAEIGLDDNALAAAWHWIADALHGDLGNSLANGVPVTTELGDRVPVTLELFAASQLVALAIALPVALWSAWRPGGWFDRLATALAFVWLAIPAFVLGLLLIYVAAVQWRILPATGWTPFTDDPADNLRHLVLPALTMGLTEAAVFTRTLRAQLMDTLDQTYIDAARGRGLGATRLLLRRALRPSALPLVTLIGIGFGMALGGSVLVETLFAVPGMGGLAATAINGRDFPVIQAIVVVTAVGVVAATLAVDLLYRRIDPRIAHDHR